The DNA region AGTTGGCCGGGCTTCCCAGGAACCATCCGAGGCCGAACGGCTCGCCAAACGGGCGGTAGGGCACCATGTCGGCGATCGCATCGAGGCGGGCGATAATGTCGGCCGGCAGCGGACCTGCGGCGGATGCGGCGGCATTTTGCTGCACCTCGGCCGAGGACTTCGCGCCCATGAGCACGCAATGGATATCCGGATGGCTCAGGAGAAAACGGATGCCGAGCTCCGGCAGCGAGAGTCCGCACTCGTCGGAGAACGCGTAGAGTTTCTGGAATTGCTCGCGGCGCATCTTCGAGAGCCAGTAGGCCTCCGGGGACGCGATCTGCTCATCATAGCGCCGGGAGAGGGCGCCCTGCTGGAGCGGGGAACCGACGATGATTCCCATGTTCGCCGCCTTTGCGGCAGGGATCACTTCGAGCGCGGCCTCGCGGTAGAGCAGGCTGTAGTTGTAGGCGGTGAGCAGCACGTCGAATTTGCCGCTGCGGCAGAGGTGCGCCATTTCGGTGGTCGTGGTTCCACCGAGACCGGTGTGAAGGATTTTCCCCTCGGCCTTCAACTCGTCAAGGAGTTCCAGCACAGGTCCCTCGACATTCACTATGTTCGTCCACCAGTCGTATTGGCCGGGGCGGTCGGGCTCGTGGATCATCAGGATGTCAATGCAATCGCGGCCCAACTGGCGGAGGCTCTCCTCCACGCTGGTGCGCAGGCTGGCTTTGTCCTGCGGAAGAAACGGGGTCGGACGCCCGCCCAGCTTCGTGGAGAGGATGACCGGCTTCTGGATCCCCTCGAGCGCCTTGCCGAGGACCTCCTCGCTGTTGCCGTAACCGGGTGCGGTGTCGATGTAGTTGATGCCGATATCGAGAGCGCTGGCGACGGCTTTCTTGGCCTCATCCAGTTCGGCGGCAAAGGAGGCGACGAAAAGGCCTCCGAATCCGATTCGGCTCACTTCAAGGCCTGTCCGGCCCAATGTTGCGGTTTGCATGGTTTGGTTAATGTTGTTTGTTGAAGGTTTGGTCAGGCAGGGTCATGCCGATGGGGGCCGGCCTGTTTTTACGAAAAACCCTCTTCGCGTTGGAAGGGGGGTTCCAGAAAACCCGCATCAAGAAAGAATGCCTCCGTGATGATGGTGATTGCCAGTTTTTTAACGCGGATTTTGCAATGAAACCGGGTAAAGAAGTCGAAGGTCGAGCGTCGAGCGTCGAGCGTCGAGCGTCGAGTCGCGGGCTTGGAAGGAGCCGAACAAAAAGACCTGGAATCTGCAGTTTTCACCAGCGAGCCCTTGGTCCCGAGGGGAAGCATGGGACTTAGGAGATAGGAGCTGGGATGATTTTTAGCTCTACGCCGAGTGCCTGGGGAGGCACGGCGTAGCCTATGCGATGACGCATAGCCCGCAAGGGATCGGATCGCCGGAGCGATTGAAGCAATGCGGGATCAGATTATTCACCACGAAGGGGGATCCAAGGGCAATCCAAGGAGGCAGCCAAAGGAGGGGAAAGAGGGGCATGGGCTCCGTGACTCGGAGCTTTGCTGAGGGATGGATCACCTCTGCAAGCGAGCTTGCGAGAGTGATCCCACACTCAGCCTCCAACCCAGCGCGATGCGCTGGGTACCATGCCTGTATTTCGCTAACAGCCTTCAGCCTTCAGTCTAAAAGACTAGTTTCCGTCCTCTTGTATCTCGGCTGTGTCCTCTGTGGTTTAAAAATCCCCTAAAAAGATTCCTTCTTGCATCCCTTCGTGTGCTTCGTGTCCTTCGTGGTTTAAAAAATGCAGTCTTCCGCCTTTCTCCCAACAGCCCAACAACCCCACACCAACAAGCAATCAGCAATCAGCAATCTGAAGGTCGAAGGTCGAAGGTCGAAGGTCGAGGGTCGAGGGTCGAAGGTCGAAGGTCGAAGGTCGAAGGTCGAAGGTCGAAGGTCGAAGGTCGAAGGTCGAAGGTCGAAGGTCGAAGGTCGAAGGTCGATGGGCGAAGGACCAAGGTCGA from Verrucomicrobiota bacterium includes:
- a CDS encoding aldo/keto reductase; its protein translation is MQTATLGRTGLEVSRIGFGGLFVASFAAELDEAKKAVASALDIGINYIDTAPGYGNSEEVLGKALEGIQKPVILSTKLGGRPTPFLPQDKASLRTSVEESLRQLGRDCIDILMIHEPDRPGQYDWWTNIVNVEGPVLELLDELKAEGKILHTGLGGTTTTEMAHLCRSGKFDVLLTAYNYSLLYREAALEVIPAAKAANMGIIVGSPLQQGALSRRYDEQIASPEAYWLSKMRREQFQKLYAFSDECGLSLPELGIRFLLSHPDIHCVLMGAKSSAEVQQNAAASAAGPLPADIIARLDAIADMVPYRPFGEPFGLGWFLGSPANYKGQGTA